From one Streptomyces sp. NBC_01478 genomic stretch:
- a CDS encoding sugar transferase produces the protein MRQGGIVGPFPSARERLANGAIGQPAIEWEQRYRRTVIISDTVATACVVGGIGDFFGARDAANWHEKWGILAFGTQLLVLGALALSRSWSPAVLGQGAEEFRRLGRSLFTATVVLALGGIALTSRNIKLWIFVAIPAIALVTMTERYVLRLWLHKQRNEGRCLRPVLAAGSPATVRDLISRTRKFPHLGWRVEAVCTTDGRGVDGEQGGLDGDQLDGVPVIGLLEDVAKHVRHDGYRVVAVTPDPHWSPDRLQRLAWNLEGSDAEMIVAPVLMEVAGPRLHVDAVLGIPLLRVSMPTFTGGRRAIKGVVDRMGAAILLLLFAPLMILVGLFVLTDSRGGVFYRQRRVGKDGREFTMLKFRSMVADAHSARAALAERNEGAGLLFKLRRDPRVTRVGGVLRRYSIDELPQLFNVLTGSMSLVGPRPPLPEESAEYGPDIRRRLLVKPGLTGLWQISGRSDLPWEEAVRLDLRYVEDWSLALDTVILWKTLRAVIHGHGAY, from the coding sequence GTGCGGCAGGGGGGAATAGTCGGGCCTTTTCCGTCGGCGCGAGAGCGTTTGGCGAACGGGGCGATTGGCCAGCCGGCGATCGAATGGGAGCAGCGGTACCGACGTACCGTGATCATCAGTGACACCGTGGCCACCGCCTGTGTGGTGGGGGGGATCGGTGACTTCTTCGGGGCCCGGGACGCGGCCAACTGGCATGAGAAGTGGGGCATTCTCGCCTTCGGCACTCAGTTGTTGGTGCTGGGCGCGCTGGCGTTGAGCCGCTCGTGGTCTCCGGCCGTGCTCGGTCAAGGCGCCGAGGAATTCCGCCGGTTGGGACGTTCGCTGTTCACGGCGACCGTCGTGCTGGCGCTCGGCGGGATCGCTCTGACCTCGCGCAACATCAAGCTCTGGATCTTCGTCGCGATCCCGGCGATCGCGCTCGTCACCATGACGGAGCGGTATGTGCTCCGTCTCTGGCTGCACAAACAGCGCAACGAAGGACGCTGCCTGAGACCGGTGCTCGCCGCCGGGAGTCCGGCCACCGTGCGCGACCTGATCAGCCGGACCCGCAAGTTCCCGCACCTCGGCTGGCGGGTGGAGGCCGTGTGCACGACGGACGGCCGCGGCGTCGACGGCGAGCAAGGCGGCCTCGACGGCGACCAGTTGGACGGGGTGCCGGTCATAGGGCTGCTGGAGGACGTCGCCAAGCACGTCCGCCACGACGGCTACCGGGTCGTCGCGGTCACACCCGACCCGCACTGGTCACCGGACCGGCTGCAGCGGCTGGCCTGGAACCTCGAGGGCAGCGACGCCGAGATGATCGTGGCCCCCGTGCTGATGGAGGTGGCCGGCCCGCGACTGCACGTCGACGCGGTGCTCGGGATACCGCTGCTGCGGGTCAGCATGCCGACCTTCACCGGCGGCCGCCGGGCGATCAAGGGGGTCGTCGACCGGATGGGCGCGGCGATCCTGCTGCTGCTGTTCGCGCCGCTGATGATCCTCGTGGGGCTGTTCGTGCTGACGGACAGCCGGGGCGGGGTGTTCTACCGCCAGCGCAGAGTCGGCAAGGACGGCCGCGAGTTCACCATGCTGAAGTTCCGCAGCATGGTCGCCGACGCCCACAGCGCGCGTGCGGCGCTGGCCGAGCGCAACGAAGGCGCGGGCCTGCTGTTCAAGCTCCGCCGGGATCCGCGGGTGACCCGGGTGGGAGGGGTGCTGCGCCGCTACTCGATCGACGAGCTCCCGCAGCTCTTCAACGTGCTCACCGGATCCATGTCGCTCGTCGGCCCCCGGCCTCCGCTGCCGGAGGAGTCCGCCGAGTACGGCCCGGACATCCGGCGGCGGCTGCTGGTCAAGCCCGGGCTCACCGGCCTGTGGCAGATCAGCGGGCGCAGCGATCTTCCGTGGGAGGAGGCCGTCCGCCTCGACCTGCGGTACGTGGAGGACTGGTCGCTCGCCCTGGACACGGTGATCTTGTGGAAGACGCTGCGTGCCGTGATCCACGGGCACGGAGCCTACTGA
- a CDS encoding nucleotide sugar dehydrogenase has product MRVSVFGLGYVGCVSAACLASMGHEVIGVDVNQVKVDLVNDGKAPVVEERIGELIAEVVRTGALRATDDVREAIANSEVSLICVGTPSEPNGSLCTTYLERVTEEIGAALAERGGRQTVVFRSTMLPGTCLNLLVPILEKHVGGTAGVDIGVAVNPEFLREGTSVKDFFDPPKTVIGELDPASGDAVAALYEGLPGEVFRVPIPTAEAIKYADNAFHGLKIGFANELGAVCQALGVDSHQVMDVFVADRKLNISPAYLRPGFAFGGSCLPKDLRSLVHAAQRADVSVPILSHVLASNSDHLQRAVDMVERTGKRRVGLFGLSFKPGTDDLRESPLVELAERLFGKGYDLKIYDANVSLSRLLGANREYIESRLPHLAQLLADSVDEVLDHAEVCLVGTKDPAVLDALPHAGEPLIVDLIRLPDAEARRAEPGYMGLAW; this is encoded by the coding sequence ATGAGAGTCAGCGTTTTCGGGCTCGGCTACGTGGGCTGTGTGTCGGCCGCGTGCCTGGCCAGCATGGGGCACGAGGTCATCGGGGTGGACGTCAACCAGGTGAAGGTCGACCTGGTCAACGACGGCAAGGCCCCGGTGGTGGAGGAACGCATCGGCGAGCTCATAGCCGAGGTCGTACGGACCGGAGCGCTGCGCGCCACCGACGACGTCCGCGAGGCGATCGCGAACAGCGAGGTGTCGCTGATCTGCGTGGGCACACCGTCGGAGCCCAACGGCAGCCTGTGCACCACCTACTTGGAGCGGGTCACCGAGGAGATCGGCGCCGCGCTCGCCGAGCGGGGCGGGCGGCAGACCGTCGTGTTCCGCAGCACCATGCTCCCGGGCACCTGTCTGAACCTGCTGGTGCCGATCCTGGAGAAGCACGTCGGCGGCACGGCCGGGGTGGACATCGGGGTCGCGGTCAACCCGGAGTTCCTGCGCGAGGGCACCAGCGTGAAGGACTTCTTCGACCCGCCCAAGACCGTCATCGGCGAACTCGACCCGGCGAGCGGCGACGCGGTGGCGGCGCTGTACGAGGGCCTGCCCGGCGAGGTGTTCCGGGTGCCGATCCCGACCGCCGAGGCGATCAAGTACGCGGACAACGCGTTCCACGGCCTCAAGATCGGCTTCGCGAACGAGCTGGGCGCCGTGTGCCAGGCCCTGGGCGTGGACTCGCACCAGGTGATGGACGTGTTCGTGGCCGACCGCAAGCTGAACATCAGCCCCGCCTATCTGCGGCCCGGCTTCGCCTTCGGCGGCTCCTGCCTGCCCAAGGACCTGCGCAGCCTGGTCCACGCGGCGCAGCGGGCCGACGTCTCGGTGCCGATCCTCTCCCACGTGCTGGCCTCCAACTCCGACCACTTGCAACGCGCGGTGGACATGGTCGAGCGCACCGGCAAACGCCGGGTGGGCCTGTTCGGGCTCTCCTTCAAACCCGGCACCGACGACCTCCGCGAGAGCCCGCTCGTCGAACTCGCGGAGCGGCTCTTCGGCAAGGGCTACGACCTCAAGATCTACGACGCGAACGTGAGCCTCTCCCGGCTGCTCGGCGCGAACCGCGAGTACATCGAGAGCCGGCTGCCGCACCTGGCGCAGCTCCTCGCCGACTCCGTCGACGAGGTGCTCGACCATGCGGAGGTGTGCCTGGTCGGGACCAAGGACCCGGCCGTGCTGGACGCGCTGCCCCACGCGGGCGAGCCGCTGATCGTCGACCTCATCCGCCTCCCCGACGCCGAGGCGCGCCGGGCCGAACCGGGGTACATGGGCCTTGCCTGGTAA
- a CDS encoding glycosyltransferase family 4 protein: MPGNATTGDGTNRRALILVENLSVPFDRRVWQECTTLRDAGWEVHVICPQGEKRDTEPEAVIDGVRIHRYPLRAATGGPAGYLREYGSALWHTVRLARKVGPVDVVHACNPPDLLFLPALWMKRRGARFVFDQHDLVPELYLSRFDRGEDLLYRAVCALERRTYRAADIVLATNESYKDVALSRGGRRPEDVFVVRSAPATDRFQPVPPEPELKRGKPHLLCYLGVMGPQDGVDYALRALAKLRDEVGRTDWHAVFVGAGDAFDAMVELSGQLGLADRVQFTGRIPDADLVRYLCTADVCLSPDPHNPLNDVSTMNKVLEYMAMGRPIVSFDLREARVSAGDAAVYAPANDEAQFAKLIALLLDDPEKRARMGRTGQERISGPLSWENSQASLLAAYAAATRDHAPVSTGGPLRTGKRPLH; the protein is encoded by the coding sequence TTGCCTGGTAACGCGACCACCGGCGACGGGACGAACCGTCGCGCGCTGATCCTCGTGGAGAACCTCTCGGTGCCGTTCGACCGGCGGGTGTGGCAGGAGTGCACCACGCTGCGCGACGCCGGCTGGGAGGTGCATGTCATCTGCCCCCAGGGGGAGAAGCGGGACACCGAACCGGAGGCGGTGATCGACGGGGTGCGGATCCACCGCTACCCGCTGCGCGCGGCCACCGGAGGACCGGCCGGCTATCTGCGGGAGTACGGATCGGCGCTGTGGCACACGGTCAGGCTGGCCCGCAAGGTCGGCCCGGTCGACGTGGTCCACGCCTGCAACCCGCCCGACCTGCTGTTCCTGCCGGCCCTGTGGATGAAGCGGCGCGGCGCGCGGTTCGTCTTCGACCAGCACGACCTGGTGCCCGAGCTGTACCTCTCCCGGTTCGACCGCGGCGAGGACCTGCTCTACCGCGCCGTGTGCGCGCTGGAGCGGCGGACCTACCGGGCCGCGGACATCGTGCTCGCCACCAACGAGAGCTACAAGGATGTCGCGCTCAGCCGAGGCGGCCGGCGGCCGGAGGACGTCTTCGTGGTGCGCAGCGCGCCCGCGACCGACCGGTTCCAACCGGTGCCGCCGGAGCCGGAGTTGAAGCGCGGCAAGCCCCATCTGCTGTGCTACCTCGGCGTCATGGGTCCTCAGGACGGCGTCGACTACGCCCTGCGGGCCCTGGCGAAACTGCGCGACGAGGTCGGCCGGACCGACTGGCACGCGGTCTTCGTCGGGGCAGGCGACGCCTTCGACGCGATGGTGGAACTGTCCGGGCAGCTCGGCCTCGCCGACCGGGTGCAGTTCACCGGACGCATCCCGGACGCCGACCTGGTGCGCTACCTGTGCACCGCCGACGTGTGCCTTTCCCCCGACCCGCACAACCCGCTCAACGACGTGTCGACCATGAACAAGGTCCTGGAGTACATGGCGATGGGACGGCCGATCGTCTCCTTCGACCTCCGGGAGGCACGCGTCTCCGCCGGTGACGCCGCCGTCTACGCGCCCGCCAACGACGAGGCCCAGTTCGCCAAGCTCATCGCGCTGCTCCTCGACGATCCGGAGAAGCGGGCCCGGATGGGCAGGACCGGCCAGGAGCGGATCAGCGGGCCGCTGTCCTGGGAGAACTCGCAAGCGTCACTGCTCGCCGCCTACGCCGCCGCCACCCGGGACCATGCCCCGGTGTCGACGGGTGGGCCGCTCCGTACGGGGAAGAGGCCGCTCCATTGA